In a genomic window of Jaculus jaculus isolate mJacJac1 chromosome 8, mJacJac1.mat.Y.cur, whole genome shotgun sequence:
- the Fndc11 gene encoding fibronectin type III domain-containing protein 11 codes for MNFQVTGLALHKMTLNSPQSFLDSEELEEVEDQQLLEPEAWRTYVEHRNILREFLTTDLSPQLLKRHHARMQLLKKCSYHIEILPKHLALGDQNPLVLPNTMFQLIDPWKFQRMKKVGTAQTKIQLLLLGDLLEQLDHGRAALDGLLEAPDPQPFLTGWGLVEQQLAELSAVMDNFLAMMVPGHLHVKHRLVSDIGATKIPHIRLMLSTKMPVMFDRKESVAHQDWVSLRWFVTVQPAAPEQFELHFKLLEPRTQQECTQCGIIPVAACTFDVHNLLPNRTYKFTIKRAESYTLVYEPWRDSLTLQTTQRPPERASPSPLGKPSLPLTTPSER; via the coding sequence ATGAACTTCCAGGTGACAGGCCTAGCCCTACACAAGATGACACTGAACAGTCCACAGTCCTTCCTGGACTCAGAGGAGCTGGAAGAGGTAGAAGACCAGCAGCTGCTGGAACCAGAAGCCTGGAGGACCTATGTGGAACATCGCAACATACTGCGTGAGTTTCTGACCACAGACCTGAGTCCCCAGCTGCtcaagcgccaccatgcccgcatGCAGCTGCTCAAAAAGTGCTCCTACCACATTGAAATCCTCCCTAAGCACCTGGCCCTGGGCGACCAGAATCCGCTGGTGCTGCCCAACACCATGTTCCAGCTCATTGACCCCTGGAAGTTTCAGCGCATGAAGAAGGTAGGCACAGCACAGACCAAAATCCAACTCCTGCTACTTGGGGATCTGCTGGAGCAGCTGGACCATGGTCGTGCAGCCCTGGATGGCTTGCTAGAAGCACCTGACCCACAGCCCTTCCTGACTGGCTGGGGTCTTGTGGAGCAGCAGCTGGCAGAACTGTCAGCTGTCATGGACAACTTCCTGGCCATGATGGTGCCAGGGCACCTGCATGTCAAACACCGCCTGGTATCTGACATTGGAGCCACCAAGATTCCACATATCCGGCTCATGCTGAGCACCAAGATGCCAGTCATGTTTGACCGGAAGGAGTCAGTGGCTCATCAGGACTGGGTCAGCCTGCGCTGGTTTGTCACTGTCCAGCCAGCAGCCCCAGAGCAGTTTGAGCTGCACTTCAAGCTGCTGGAGCCACGGACACAACAGGAATGCACACAGTGTGGCATTATCCCAGTGGCTGCCTGCACTTTTGACGTCCACAACTTGTTGCCTAACCGCACCTATAAGTTTACTATCAAGAGAGCAGAAAGCTATACCCTGGTGTATGAGCCCTGGCGGGATAGCCTCACCCTGCAGACCACACAGAGGCCTCCCGAAAGGGCCTCCCCAAGTCCGCTGGGCAAGCCCAGCCTGCCCCTGACCACACCTTCCGAGAGATGA